A region of Moorena producens PAL-8-15-08-1 DNA encodes the following proteins:
- a CDS encoding RNA polymerase sigma factor translates to MQPTNQGFHGQWRENAEKQSTPAWVEPLLEKLSTGDRTAFWPLWEQYQDYLYHRCCSWMGGNRSQAQDALSEIMLKAWEKLPKFAAKITNLKGWLTKFAHNFCIDCHRENNSGAIGVENLEAIAVAEGNGLVTEFDTPGQILEKRELLQVIRSALEDLPENQREVCLLHFEQELSYQEIAQRLDISNNTVRKRIQRARQKLQQPLHTYLAGLDQNAYGDIALLDAVAHGGNPQDRTGSRSWGEPPRPHR, encoded by the coding sequence ATGCAGCCAACAAACCAAGGTTTTCATGGCCAATGGAGGGAAAATGCAGAAAAGCAATCTACCCCTGCTTGGGTGGAGCCCCTCCTGGAAAAACTGTCTACTGGAGACCGCACTGCCTTTTGGCCACTCTGGGAACAGTATCAAGACTATCTTTACCATCGCTGCTGCAGCTGGATGGGGGGTAATCGGTCTCAAGCTCAAGATGCTCTTTCTGAGATTATGCTCAAGGCTTGGGAAAAATTGCCCAAATTTGCCGCAAAGATTACCAATCTCAAAGGATGGCTGACTAAATTTGCCCATAACTTCTGTATAGACTGCCATCGAGAAAACAACTCTGGAGCAATAGGAGTAGAAAACCTGGAAGCGATCGCAGTGGCAGAGGGGAATGGCTTGGTTACTGAATTTGATACCCCAGGACAAATTCTAGAAAAGAGGGAACTATTACAAGTAATCCGTAGTGCTCTAGAGGATTTGCCCGAGAATCAGCGCGAGGTATGTCTCTTGCACTTTGAGCAGGAGTTGTCTTACCAAGAGATAGCTCAACGACTAGATATTTCCAACAATACCGTTCGTAAACGTATCCAACGAGCCAGGCAAAAACTGCAGCAGCCGTTGCACACGTATCTGGCCGGGTTAGATCAGAACGCTTACGGGGATATCGCCCTTCTTGATGCAGTCGCTCATGGGGGGAACCCCCAAGACCGCACCGGTAGTCGCTCATGGGGGGAACCCCCAAGACCGCACCGGTAG
- a CDS encoding homogentisate phytyltransferase has translation MSQISSKASTPSSINLLQQPAAWLYSFWKFSRPHTIIGTSLSVFALYVIAVSMTNSGWTWQGFGQLLGAWIACLCGNVYIVGLNQLHDVEIDRINKPHLPVAAGEFSLQLGQGIVAVTGILALLLAWLLGPWLLLMVSIGLAIGTCYSLPPIRLKRFPFWAALCIFSVRGAIVNLGLFLHFSWALQQGQVMMPTAAVWALTWFILVFSVAIAIFKDVPDIDGDKRFNITTFTIRLGKLAVFNIARGVITACYLAMVLASVLLLGSVNILFLVGTHLVALAVMWWRSYQVDLEDKNAIASFYQFIWKLFFLEYLIFPAACLFRL, from the coding sequence ATGAGTCAGATTTCGTCTAAAGCATCTACTCCTTCCTCGATTAATCTATTGCAGCAACCAGCCGCTTGGCTGTACAGTTTCTGGAAATTTTCTCGTCCCCATACGATTATTGGGACGAGTTTAAGTGTTTTTGCCCTCTATGTGATTGCCGTGTCCATGACTAACAGTGGTTGGACTTGGCAAGGGTTCGGTCAACTGCTGGGAGCTTGGATTGCTTGTTTGTGCGGCAATGTCTATATCGTAGGACTAAATCAATTGCACGATGTGGAGATTGACCGGATTAATAAACCCCATCTGCCAGTTGCTGCAGGGGAGTTTTCTCTGCAACTAGGTCAGGGGATTGTGGCGGTAACTGGTATCCTAGCGCTACTGTTGGCTTGGTTATTGGGACCTTGGTTGTTGTTGATGGTCAGTATTGGTTTGGCAATTGGTACATGCTATTCCTTGCCACCGATCCGGCTGAAGCGGTTTCCCTTTTGGGCAGCGCTATGTATTTTTTCAGTACGGGGAGCAATCGTTAATTTAGGTCTGTTTTTACACTTTAGCTGGGCATTGCAACAGGGACAAGTGATGATGCCCACTGCAGCAGTGTGGGCATTGACCTGGTTTATCTTAGTCTTTTCCGTTGCGATCGCAATATTCAAAGATGTCCCAGATATCGATGGGGATAAGCGTTTCAATATCACTACCTTTACCATCCGCCTCGGTAAATTGGCGGTATTTAATATAGCACGGGGAGTAATTACTGCTTGCTATCTCGCCATGGTGCTAGCTAGTGTGTTGCTCCTGGGTTCAGTAAATATCCTCTTCTTGGTAGGGACCCATCTGGTGGCATTAGCAGTAATGTGGTGGCGCTCTTACCAGGTAGACTTGGAGGATAAAAATGCGATCGCTAGTTTTTATCAGTTTATCTGGAAACTGTTTTTCCTGGAATATTTAATTTTCCCAGCAGCTTGTCTTTTTAGACTATAG